The Salarias fasciatus chromosome 12, fSalaFa1.1, whole genome shotgun sequence DNA segment aaaactaATTTAATGAACTTACATAAATGCATTGTTACCTGTTTTTGTAGTAACATCAAATGTCTAAACATGTATTGTGTGTTTCATTTAATccaagatgaaaagaaaactaaCAAGTCATCCAATGATTCTAACaactaaacacatttttttttaaaaaaatatgaatttggtTGTCAGTGGTTACAAATAAGAAACAGATTGGGAAAAACAAACTTCTAAATTACAACACATTACTTTTTGTCAGCAGTCGAGTCTATTCAGCTGGGTCAGCAGAGGTCGCCACAGTGAGTTTTTGTGACTTGCACTGAAGGCTTTATTGGATTTTTTACAACCATGATTCCCCACAAGGTCAAAACTCGACTCATGAGCCAGATACAGTTCAATAAGTTTTCGGTCTCAAAGCATGCATTGTACCAAAGCTCTGTTGAACACAAAGTTCTGTCagttctgagaaaaaaaaaaattgtcattttGTATCTGCAGAGTGTTTTATATGAcaagaaaaaatgtaaacttgGGAATGTGCAAATGATTGTTTACAGTTCTAACAAAATGTGACATGATGATAGGGTCATTTATGTGTGATCACTGTTTAAGtttcataaatacatttgaatattttatttaattgtttttttatgaaagaATGataaaaaagatatttttatcTTGTAAAATCTGACTGTAAAGCCACAAAAACGAAGAAGCTCGTACAACgttttgtttccttttgaaaAATGATGATCACGTCAAATGTCTGACACTATTATAAACACTTGCTTCAACACAATGTGCACTTTGTCCACCTACTTTTCTATGTTTTCTATGTCAGTGGCCACCAGCCAGCAGAGCTGCGGACAGTCGGTGGGGGAGGAAGAGGTGTCCTCCAGGATGGGGATGTCAGAGCTCTCTTCAGTTTTACTGTCGGCCCCAGACGGGCCGCATGAGTCCTTACCTGAAGTGCACAGAGGGAGGAACTTTAAAATGTGCCATTGCAAGACATATGTAAACATGAGAGAGAAttctaaatacattttttttaatttaatttcacagacaaaaaagcACACATTCAGATGTGTTCATATTTAATGGTTTATTGATCAGACTCGTAATATTGTCAAGGTAGTGTAGCTCAAATAACAGAATCAGACAAAGCATGCTGAATGTGCACTCCCCAAAGGGTTAACAGTGGATTAACCTTTcctgtggagctgcagggatCCCAGCAAGCAGACGGATTTGAGCATCTCGGTGATGTACATCTCTAGACAGCActgcagctggatgaagagCCTGCAGATCTCAGGGTGAATCTCCCCGTCCTCTGGCCTGAGATGACAGGTCATGAACattgagaagaaaacaaatctaATCAATAAATAAGATTCCCAAAGATTGCAAACTGTagttttgataaaaaaaaaaaaaaacgcaattTACTGCATAGGAATGGAAAAATCATTTGTGTTGGAATCCTCTTTGTTAAGTGCTGCAGTGActtagtgtgtttgtgtcttctAAGTAAGCTGTCATCAGCTCCGCTTGAAGACTTCGATCAGGGATTGACAACTTTGATCATTTAGCCATAAAACCCTACAATAAGTAACAAAAAGTCAAATTATGACAAGTGCTTCTAACGCAATGAGACCTATTTGTCATATAAGAGTAAAGTTCTAACTGGGTGTGGTAATATCAAGTTTACAAAACCAATATGTATAAGAGTGTAATAACTACATATTACTTGCAATTTCTTTAATGCTCAAATGCTAGAAGTTAGCAAAATTATCCTTCTTTTATCAAATGTTGAACAAACAGTTTGGGGTATTTTGGAGATTAGCGTAGTCAGCCCGTGAGTGATTTACTGCATGTagtaaaaaattgaaaacaataaataaataaataaataaataaataaataaataaatagtaaaaatctaattatattgattttttttgtgtgttttaaaacacaGATGTTCATGCCTAAAAACATTAACTCAGTTTTTGATCAATCAGCTCTGAATAGCAGCATTCATGAAACAGTACTTTAGCCCCACATCTATAATAATCTGCTGTTCAGCAGGAAACCACAGCAGGTGACATTCAGCAGGTGTGATGTGTCATTTGACAACAATGGAAGGCGTGAAACTTGCACGTGGTACAAATGTTTCTCCCACAAACCCTTGCTGTTGGATTCCCCTCCTGCAAAAGCAAGCCTCTGGTCACTATTCTCGTCTTGTCTTTCACAGTGCTGTTGCTAAAGCACAGCTGCTTATCCACATTCCTGTAACACGTCAGAGAGGCCTCACATCTTTCAGACATGCAGGCTTTATTTCAGTTTAGAGGATGATCTACACCATTCCAATTCAAACTCTGCATCCCCGCTTGTGAGTTCAGACACTGGAATGGCCTGGAAAGCTTTTAGAGACAGAGGTTTAGAATATACACTATATGCTGAGGGTGATTATCACAATGACATCGATGTTGTTATCAGCCAGAACTTTCAGTTGTGTCTGAAGCAGCTGcaatgtttccatttaaatgcAGCAGGATATTCAATACTATAAAAGCACTCAGTCTCTTGAGGAGACAGGTGTAAATGTAACTCTCTGTGTGATTAAGAGCCATGTACTAAAATAGGACAAGTACAGGACAAAAATATTCTGCATTGGACTTCATTATTTATCCAACTACTTAAGTAATAGGCTCTTAAAAGgctgttgatgaaaaaaaataaattctgctCCTTTTAAATTATTGTGTGACTCATTCATCCACGTGACAGGAAGCCTGGGGTAGAGGAGCTCACAGGCTATAATGGTAAGTGTCACGCTTGCACATGCAGCTACAAGTCTCCATATGTTAAATGGAAAGATTTTGTCATGCATGTAACAAACAGTGAAGGATATGCATTGTTAATAGGCTGCAGCGAAAGGAGCAATTATTGAGTCAAGAAAAAGGTTCCAGAGCTGAGCACATAGTCCTTAAAAAAAGGGTATGGTTGAGTGTTTTTTACTCTAAGTGCATTCAAAGAATTGAAAAATGTCTAAGATGacgtgttgttgtgtttgtaaaTATGTGTATGCCAGTAGAAGGAACATTGAAAGGTAGGTAGCAGTTGAAAGACTTAAATATCAATAGACTACCAGGTAGTGTTTTAaggtatttgtatttttatatatttttgtcAAGCATTCCATTTTAGTCATATAATCCACACTATGTGATCAGCTTTGAAAATCAGTAGTTGCTCCTGATTTATCCCAcagctttaaataaaattcaaaactTCTCATGTGTATTTTTCTAGTCAGTAAGTTTAATCTTTAAAAAGGGAATTTCTGGTCCATGTCAACATATACAAATCAATGAGCATTTTTATATATTATTTGTTTGAATGTGCATTATTAAACATTTAGTTTAAGCAAATGTATGGAATaagtgaaattaatttaaatacaGTAGTAACTGAGAGCAAACTTTCAGTATTTTTCCCACCTTTGCACATGCACCGATCATAAATCTAATTCTGTTAAAGTTCGAACACCACCTTAGTTGTGATAAGGACCAGCGGATATCCTCCAAACCTTCCTCTCTCCTTGTTTCAGTCCATCCAATTGTAATTTAAGTAATTTTGCTGGTATAGGGGAAGATGACATCTTGACAATTTCAAATTCCAAATCCTCTCTTTGACCTTGAAAGCAGACTAATATTCAGAATGGATGTTACAGGCTAAGTCAACAGCAATTCTAAGTTTCAGTCAAAGAAACAGAGGTCTATAATCACTAACAACTGACTTGTAAGGAAATTTCAGTACTGAAATATTCACTGTGATGACTCAATAAGTTCAAATATAGATACTTAACATCAATTGTTTCatctttaaatcattttttataaactaaaaacaaaaaaatgcctGGATTATAACACACTCCTActcaaggaaaaagaaaaaaaaattatgctttGCTGAAAAGCTTGTGACTATCTAAATGCTTAAATGACCATAACAGAGACacaacacaagcacacacaggcatgcacacaaacacaaacacagtcacTCTCACAATGCATTACAAGCAGAAAAAGCGCCATTTGCTGCACATTATTGATACTTTTATCTCAGATATTCATCCTGGGATGCCCTGCACTTCCATTCCACTTGGTGCATTACTGCTTTAGGCTCAGCTAATGGCAAATTATCATTTACAGTTGTTGTTACTGCTTCCTGGCAAAGCTCTCAAAGCAAAACTTGTAAATTAGATAGGTTatgattcaaaaaaaaaaaaaaaagctgatcaCACAGTCCATATTTTCTTTCTCTACACACGCTTTTGTCCCACTTTAAAACTTGGATGCTTTCTTTGAGGAGTAAAAGAAGTGGGCTCACAAAGCCATAGAAGAGGCTAAAACTGAGGTACTTATGCAAATGAGAGATTTACTGTGGTAAAATTAGCCACTTTGCAACCTGGGGCGCTGCAGTGTTGCACAGCGGCCCGTTTGGGTGCGGGTTAGTGCGGGAGagctttttcagcaccatggacagcgcctgtGCCAACTCACCCAGATATCAGGGAGAGACTGTGGTGCGCCGCTCGGGCCATCTCGCAGCCTTTAGTTCGGGTCTTCAGCATTTCGGCCCGTAAGGAAGGACAGTCCACGGTAATTTCTCCAATGGAGATGACCAGCTCACGGTACAGAGCCACTAGCGTATTGAATTCTTGGAcgatctgttaaaaaaaaaaaatgagatcaagtcaCTTACAAATCGGTCAGCTCCAAAATTAACTTGTAACACAAATTGAACACATAAGTTTGCCTGTGTGCAGGTGACTGCCGCAGAgttcctgtcctcagactggCTCGTCACCTTATCATACCCAACCTTACTTTTCTCTGCACAGGGGACAAATAATGTGTCTTGTGCATGTGCATGATGGCATGCATCAGTAACAGCAGTGTGGAAAAACTGCAGTCTTGCACGTATGCAGTCACAATTATATCTGAGCGCTTTTAAACAAAGCGGGGTGCACGGTTAATGAAGTGATTGGAAGGTTAATTGAAATTGCTTGTCTGCACAAGCTTCTGTTTTTGGGAgcacaagtattttttttttcttgctggttGTCTGTAACTCCTGCATCCTGCCGTAGTCCTAAACGAACAGCGAGGTTCCATGTCGATCAGTGATGTATGAAAGGGTGAAACAGGCTATATCATTCCTGACAGAGTCAAAACACAGGACATCTGCACCATGATCACGAACATCTCCGGAGATAAACCTGCAATTCGGTCTATTCTGAAATCAATCCAAATCACCAGCAGCTTTCCACACTCTAAAATGCAAATCACAGTCAATCTGCACGCCGaggtgtttggcttcactgccGACAAAGCAATGCAAATGCATATTGCTATTTTTAGGCTGCCAGACCGggttagtcttttttttttctttttttttttttttttgcagctattAACAGCTGCCGTCCGTGCACCCTCCGCATGCACGGGATAGTCGATAGTCCTAGAACAAAGAAAGGTTGGGATCATAACATGCAGCACTCCTTATCAGAGGCACCATGCAGGCATTGACGTGCCGCAAACCTACCATTCTGCAGTCGGCCACAGCGCGCTGGGCTTTGCGGGTACTTTCGGtgctctccctcctctgtggGTCTCGGTAAGGAGGCTTGCCGATCTGGAAGATGTTCCCGGCGGATCTGGGGCGGTTTTTGCGCCCATTCGATGCAGAACTCATGCATACACATCCACTATTAAAACAGCTCTAGGACAGAACGGTTTGGTGTTATCCCCCTCCAAACTCCACcactttctctcttcctgcctCACCGCCCTGCACCTCAGCTACTGTTCACCTTATTCTCTCCTCTGTTTACGCTCACTTCACCTTCGCCAACTATACTGGCTGAGCTGCACCTCGATTACTCGTgctcctccgtctgtctctcccGTTTTCTTTCCCTCTAATGTGGAAGAGGGAGCAGATATTTTCCCAGACGAGCCTGAGAGCGCAGGAAAAGTACCGGATGAGCGCCCGTGACTCCTCTCCGCATTGCCTTGACTGCGACGGGGCGCAAGTCACCTTCACTCCAGCAGCACACGGTGCACAGTGAAGACTTCACACCCAACCCTGGACTCCAGCTAGCCGAGGTGTCTCTCTTGACGCACCGATGTCAAGAGGAAGCGATCGCACTCACGGATGCTCTCCAGATGCGCCCATTTCTTGTGACTGCGCGTTCCCATTAAGTACCAATAAGACGGCCGATAACGATCTTTAGATGTACCACCACCTATGGATGGGAAATAAAGCTGTACACAGTTCACAGTGACGGCTTCCCGAGTCCACACCTCCACTTTAAGAgtcagaag contains these protein-coding regions:
- the rgs7bpa gene encoding regulator of G-protein signaling 7-binding protein A, encoding MSSASNGRKNRPRSAGNIFQIGKPPYRDPQRRESTESTRKAQRAVADCRMIVQEFNTLVALYRELVISIGEITVDCPSLRAEMLKTRTKGCEMARAAHHSLSLISGPEDGEIHPEICRLFIQLQCCLEMYITEMLKSVCLLGSLQLHRKGKDSCGPSGADSKTEESSDIPILEDTSSSPTDCPQLCWLVATDIENIEKDMREMKNLLSKLRETMPLPLKNQDDSSLLNLTPYPLVRQRKRRFFGLCCLVTS